A region of Vigna radiata var. radiata cultivar VC1973A chromosome 6, Vradiata_ver6, whole genome shotgun sequence DNA encodes the following proteins:
- the LOC106765027 gene encoding protein ACCUMULATION AND REPLICATION OF CHLOROPLASTS 6, chloroplastic, with protein METLLPRVGLPLCTPTINRFTKPNKLRSSSSVAGRGGGSLSVTCATSRWAERLIADFQFLGDGSSGATATLSPSSVPPRLDPPERYVSIPLDLYRVLGAESHFLGDGIRRAYEAKFSKPPQYAFSNDALISRRQILQAACETLADPASRREYNQGLVDNEDAAILTQIPFDKIPGALCVLQEAGEPELVLEIGQGLLRERLPKTFKQDVVLAMALAFVDFSRDAMALPQPDFVAACEMLERALKLLQEEGATSLAPDLQAQIDETLEEITPHCVLELLALPLDDEHRTRREEGLLGVRNILWAVGGGGAAAIAGGYTREYFMNEAFLHMTASEQVELFVATPSNIPAESFEAYGVALALVAQAFVTKKPHLIQDADNLFQQLQQTKVTALRNAPSVYTPSEKREIDFALERGLCALLVGELDECRSWLGLDTDRSPYRNPSIIEFIMENAKGDEDSDLPGLCKLLETWLMEVVFPRFRDTKETSFKLGDYYDDPTVLRYLERLEGIGHSPLAAAAAIVKIGAEATAVITQVQASVINALKKVFPVGSEDQIVKHLENSEKDNFSFSESENPLILSEEDSSVSVDDSGIKNTAVASEGEFITDEIKNASVQIMCAGVVIGLVTLAGLKFLPARNGSPVLNKMSGSAMSSDTVNLDSLGDEEKGVQLPKMDARAAEALVRKWQSIKSEAFGPDHCLERLHEVLDGEMLKVWTDRAAEIAERGWSYDYMLEGLNIDSVTISQNGQRAVVETTLTESTHLNAVGHPQHDASNSRTYTTRYEMSFSGPGWKIVEGSVLES; from the exons ATGGAAACGCTGCTACCTAGAGTTGGCCTCCCTCTCTGCACTCCAACAATTAACCGTTTTACAAAACCTAATAAGCTCCGTTCCTCCTCTTCCGTCGCCGGCCGCGGTGGAGGTTCTCTCTCCGTCACCTGCGCCACCAGCAGATGGGCGGAGCGCCTCATTGCCGATTTCCAATTCCTCGGAGACGGCTCATCGGGTGCCACCGCCACTCTGAGCCCCTCCTCCGTCCCTCCGCGACTGGACCCTCCCGAGCGCTATGTCTCCATCCCGCTCGACCTGTACCGTGTACTCGGCGCGGAGTCGCATTTTCTGGGCGACGGCATTCGCAGAGCCTACGAAGCGAAATTCTCGAAGCCTCCTCAGTATGCATTCAGCAACGACGCGTTAATTAGCCGCCGTCAAATTCTCCAAGCCGCGTGCGAAACCCTAGCGGATCCTGCTTCCAGAAGAGAGTACAATCAAGGCCTCGTCGACAATGAAGACGCCGCTATTCTCACTCAAATCCCTTTCGACAAA ATTCCTGGAGCGTTGTGCGTGTTGCAGGAAGCTGGAGAGCCCGAGCTTGTGCTTGAGATTGGGCAGGGTTTGCTTAGGGAGAGGTTGCCGAAGACGTTCAAGCAGGATGTTGTGTTGGCTATGGCGCTCGCTTTTGTTGACTTCTCAAGGGATGCCATGGCTCTGCCTCAACCAGATTTCGTTGCAGCTTGTGAGATGCTTGAGAGGGCATTGAAGCTTTTGCAG GAAGAAGGGGCAACCAGCCTAGCACCCGATTTGCAAGCTCAAATAGATGAGACGCTAGAAGAGATAACCCCACATTGTGTTTTGGAACTTTTAGCCTTGCCACTTGATGACGAACATCGAACGCGGAGAGAGGAAGGTCTTCTTGGTGTTCGTAACATTTTGTGGGCAGTTGGAGGAGGGGGTGCAGCTGCCATTGCTGGGGGTTATACCCGTGAATACTTCATGAATGAGGCATTCTTACACATGACAGCATCCGAACAG GTTGAACTTTTTGTTGCCACACCAAGTAATATTCCAGCTGAGAGTTTTGAAGCTTACGGAGTGGCACTTGCTCTTGTTGCACAAGCCTTTGTGACTAAAAAGCCGCATCTTATCCAAGATGCTGATAATTTGTTCCAACAACTTCAACAGACTAAGGTTACAGCTTTGAGGAATGCTCCCTCTGTTTATACTCCCAGTGAGAAGAGAGAGATTGATTTTGCTTTAGAAAGGGGCCTTTGTGCACTGCTTGTTGGGGAGCTCGATGAATGTCGGTCATGGTTGGGACTAGATACCGATAGGTCTCCTTATAGAAACCCGTCTATTATagaatttattatggaaaatgCAAAAGGGGATGAAGACAGTGATCTTCCTGGACTTTGTAAATTGTTGGAAACATGGCTGATGGAGGTGGTTTTTCCTAGGTTTAGAGATACAAAAGAAACAAGTTTCAAGCTTGGAGATTATTATGATGACCCTACAGTGCTTAGATATCTTGAAAGGTTGGAGGGTATTGGCCATTCACCCTTAGCTGCTGCTGCAGCCATAGTTAAGATCGGAGCTGAGGCTACTGCTGTCATTACCCAGGTTCAGGCTAGTGTAATAAATGCTTTGAAAAAAGTGTTTCCTGTTGGTTCTGAAGATCAAATTGTGAAACATCTAGAAAACAGTGAGAAAGATAATTTTAGCTTTTCCGAAAGTGAGAATCCTCTGATATTATCAGAAGAGGATTCTTCTGTCAGTGTTGATGATTCTGGAATAAAAAATACTGCTGTGGCAAGTGAAGGTGAATTTATTACcgatgaaattaaaaatgcaagtGTGCAGATCATGTGTGCTGGTGTTGTAATAGGACTTGTAACTTTGGCTGGTCTAAAGTTTTTACCTGCTAGGAATGGCTCGCCCGTGCTTAATAAAATGTCGGGTTCAGCAATGTCATCGGATACTGTCAACTTAG ATTCATTgggagatgaagaaaaaggagttCAACTACCAAAAATGGATGCAAGGGCTGCAGAAGCTCTAGTTCGCAAGTGGCAAAGTATAAAATCCGAAGCATTTGGACCTGACCATTGCCTAGAAAGATTGCATGAg GTTTTGGACGGCGAGATGTTGAAGGTATGGACTGATCGTGCAGCTGAGATTGCAGAGCGTGGGTGGTCCTATGACTACATGTTGGAGGGCCTCAACATCGATAGTGTGACCATATCACAGAATGGGCAGCGTGCAGTGGTGGAAACAACTCTCACAGAGTCTACTCACCTAAATGCCGTAGGCCATCCACAACATGATGCTTCTAACAGCAGAACCTACACAACAAGATATGAGATGTCTTTTTCAGGTCCAGGATGGAAAATTGTTGAAGGATCCGTCCTTGAGTCGTAa
- the LOC106763826 gene encoding B-box zinc finger protein 21-like, producing the protein MKIQCDVCEKHDASVFCTADEAVLCDGCDHRIHHANKLASKHQRFSLLRPKQHPLCDVCQERRAFTFCQQDRAILCRECDVSIHSANEHTLKHDRFLLTGVKLSASSSPQETPSPSNSAPDSLFDVSHQKTIPLSSTVSKVAVEAAASTGASSISEYLIETLPGWQVEDFLDSYSVPFGFCKSDEVLPRFDGDMESHLGTFSTENVGIWVPQAPPPLLSSSQMNRAIGQNENNIKGSRSRLKDDNFTVPQISPQSNSKRGRFLW; encoded by the exons ATGAAGATCCAATGCGACGTCTGTGAGAAACACGATGCATCCGTCTTTTGTACCGCCGATGAAGCCGTCCTCTGCGACGGCTGCGACCACCGCATCCACCACGCCAACAAACTAGCCTCCAAACACCAGCGTTTCTCTCTTCTTCGACCCAAACAACACCCTCTCTGCGATGTTTGTCAG GAGAGAAGAGCCTTCACGTTCTGTCAGCAAGACAGGGCGATTCTCTGCAGAGAGTGTGACGTGTCGATTCACTCTGCTAATGAACACACCCTTAAGCATGATAGGTTCCTTCTCACTGGTGTTAAACTTTCTGCTTCTTCTTCACCGCAAGAAACCCCTTCTCCTTCAAACTCCGCCCCTGATTCTCTTTTTGACGTTTCGCATCAAAAAACGATACCTTTATCTTCCACCGTCAGTAAGGTTGCTGTTGAAGCGGCGGCTTCCACCGGTGCTAGCAGCATATCGGAGTATTTGATAGAGACTCTTCCTGGGTGGCAGGTTGAAGACTTTCTCGATTCATATTCTGTTCCCTTTGGTTTCTGCAAG AGTGACGAAGTGTTGCCACGGTTTGATGGTGACATGGAGAGTCATCTGGGTACCTTTTCAACAGAGAACGTGGGAATATGGGTTCCTCAAGCGCCGCCACCTCTTCTGAGTTCTTCACAGATGAATAGAGCGATTGGTCAAAACGAAAACAACATCAAAGGTAGCAGATCGAGGTTGAAGGATGACAATTTCACTGTGCCACAGATTAGTCCTCAGTCAAATTCCAAGAGAGGGAGGTTTCTGTGGTAG
- the LOC106763803 gene encoding RNA-binding protein cabeza-like, with amino-acid sequence MVALRTFQVLFLLLVLTMVGHRGEEVKNGTSHQTQGNATMATLSRHQDENYQPKGKHNASLNEVLFNTSKDSWYYRGGGGGGGGGGGGGGGFRWGWGGGGGGGGGGGGGGGGGGSGWGWGGGGGGWWKWGCGREARHRHGKGKHHRWNKEEYRMGEFAECMGRTRCRGMRLDCPLHCGGPCFYDCLHMCKAHCRRP; translated from the coding sequence atggtggctttgagaacttttCAGGTTCTCTTCTTACTTCTTGTGTTGACAATGGTTGGCCATAGAGGTGAAGAGGTGAAAAATGGCACTTCTCATCAAACTCAAGGCAATGCCACTATGGCAACTCTCTCACGTCATCAAGATGAAAACTATCAACCAAAAGGAAAACACAATGCTTCCTTGAATGAAGTTTTGTTCAACACAAGCAAAGATAGTTGGTATTATAGAGGAGGTGGgggtggaggtggaggtggaggtggaggtggtggAGGGTTTAGATGGGGATGGGGTGGTGggggaggtggtggtggtggtggcggtggcggtggcggtggaGGAGGGAGTGGATGGGGGTGGGGTGGTGGAGGAGGTGGATGGTGGAAATGGGGTTGTGGAAGGGAAGCAAGACATAGACATGGAAAAGGGAAGCATCACAGATGGAACAAGGAAGAATATAGAATGGGAGAGTTTGCAGAATGCATGGGAAGAACAAGGTGCCGAGGTATGAGGTTGGATTGTCCTCTTCACTGTGGTGGACCTTGTTTCTATGATTGTTTACATATGTGCAAGGCTCATTGTCGTCGACCTTGA
- the LOC106764056 gene encoding probable 1-acylglycerol-3-phosphate O-acyltransferase → MNAIRSRWFMRMAEDLGKSNLESSAASVSTTTSRRFWPSVLRWIPTSTDHIINSEKRLLSLVKTPYVQEQINIGSGPPDSRVRWFRSSSNEPRFINTVTFDSKDDSPTLVMVHGYAASQGFFFRNFDALATRFRVIAIDQLGWGGSSRPDFSCRSTEETEAWFIDSFEEWRKAKNLSNFILLGHSFGGYVASKYALKHPEHVKHLILVGPAGFSFESERITKFLSTWKGSILNQIWESNFTPQKIIRGLGPWGPDMVRKYTSARFVTHTTGEMLTESESRLLTDYVYHTLAAKASGELCLKYLFSFGALPRSPLLDRASEWKVPTTFIYGFQDWMNYEGAQKARKDMKVPCEIIRVPQAGHFVFIDNPSSFHSAVFYACRRFLSSDPDRESLPEWLISA, encoded by the exons ATGAACGCAATTCGTTCTCGTTGGTTTATGAGAATGGCAGAAGACCTTGGAAAGAGCAACCTCGAATCCTCTGCAGCTTCTGTTTCCACGACAACCTCGCGACGCTTTTGGCCTTCCGTCTTACGTTGGATACCCACTTCCACCGACCACATCATCAATTCCGAGAAGCGGCTTCTCTCTCTTGTCAA GACTCCATATGTTCAAGAACAGATTAATATTGGTTCTGGTCCACCTGATTCCAGAGTTAGATGGTTTCGTTCATCGAGCAATGAACCACGGTTTATTAACACCGTCACATTTGACAGTAAGGATGACTCTCCCACTTTGGTAATGGTTCATGGATATGCGGCGTCACAGGGTTTCTTTTTTCGTAATTTTGATGCACTTGCCACTCGTTTCAGAGTTATTGCTATCGATCAACTTGG TTGGGGTGGATCTAGCAGGCCTGACTTTTCATGCAGAAGCACTGAAG AAACTGAGGCGTGGTTCATTGATTCTTTTGAGGAATGGAGAAAAGCCAAAAACCTGAGCAATTTTATACTACTAGGGCATTCTTTTGGTGGTTATGTTGCTTCCAAATACGCTCTTAAG CACCCCGAACATGTAAAACACTTGATTTTGGTGGGACCTGCTGGATTTTCGTTTGAATCAGAGAGAATTACAAAGTTCTTATCTACATGGAAGGGATCAATCCTGAATCAAATATGGGAATCTAATTTTACGCCTCAGAAAATCATCAG GGGTTTAGGTCCTTGGGGTCCTGATATGGTCCGCAAGTATACCAGTGCCAGGTTTGTTACACACACAACTGGAGAAATGCTGACAGAATCTGAATCAAGATTACTGACAG ATTATGTTTACCATACTTTAGCAGCAAAAGCTAGTGGCGAGCTGTgcttaaaatatctattttcatTTGGAGCACTGCCGAGGTCGCCTCTTCTTGACAG GGCATCAGAGTGGAAGGTGCCCACCACTTTCATATATGGTTTTCAGGACTGGATGAATTATGAAGGAGCTCAAAAAGCTCGCAAAGATATGAAGGTTCCCTGTGAAATAATTAGGGTTCCTCAg GCCGGGCACTTTGTGTTCATTGACAACCCAAGTAGCTTTCATTCAGCTGTGTTTTACGCTTGCCGAAGGTTTCTAAGTTCTGATCCAGACCGTGAATCCCTTCCTGAATGGCTAATCTCAGCATAG